Proteins encoded in a region of the Polyangiaceae bacterium genome:
- a CDS encoding VWA domain-containing protein: MSPALAAKMPWVVALLTLIVVAAYHVHLVRRGMAKRPVLLLASSLATLLVLYVAATWAGMVPERYLRLERPILAVPCAAAVAYVALRLLSLSQRVGRARRLLTELLIVTSALAAALAAVGVEIGKPLDRLAVLVAIDRSRSIDLVPDAEARIAAELQVAELTMREDDRIGTIAFAAEAAVEDPLRPKTRLPAPQKAELGRDGTDVGGALRRALADVPADAAARIVILSDGVATRGDALEAAAAAVAAGVPVDVVPLDQEKLTDVRVVAVRMPSRASEGETLELRIVTSSTVEAPVEVRVFRDGELTKRGTAKIAAGEDVLRMREAAPGPGLHRYDVEISALDPKHDQAPEDNRGSTFLRVRGQASALILERDPALAAAISSALENAAYQVTTKSAAGAPEDIAGFAAFDVIVLSDIPASDLSPTQLEALATYVRDLGGGLVLMGGDKSMGPGGYGKTPIEDISPVSFDMKQERRRASLAEVIVIDYSGSMAMRVGKQTKLELANEAAVRSAELLGASDRLGVMHVDTAVTWTVPLGPMTDKAKVAKAIRSVGPGGGGIYVDLSLRSGYAELQKEKVNLKHLLLFSDGSDAEERSDAFALVSSAKSRGITTSVVALGRGSDVPALERMSQLGDGRFYLVEDASRLPAIFAQETILAARSSINETPFRASVRTPGAALRGVDMSRAPELLGYVVTIPKGRAQIHLTGPEGDPVLATWSVGIGRAAAFTSDFKDRWGVKWTTWSDGPRLFAQLARDVTRSGDDPRVRLEADASGGELHVRATVVDDDGRAESFRRLSVRIGGPDGFKRDVPLEATGAGAYTATIPLSRPGAYVATALDDVKGSALATTGAVLTAGEELRPTGTDRAMLSRIAEVTGGKTRDTLTGIFNDRDALRFSYLQLTFPLLLAAALGLLFGVAARRLAVPEVFARTRARIRARSDARAERRARSRARQTEAEAQAMSTLEALRDVKQHAPPAGRPPPVAAAPPSTVRSDAPPASVPHFARRPSSTRSEARPAEAPSASGKTAAEILLARRRGRHGS, encoded by the coding sequence ATGAGTCCGGCCCTCGCCGCCAAGATGCCTTGGGTCGTCGCGCTGCTGACGCTGATCGTCGTCGCGGCCTACCACGTCCACCTGGTGCGTCGCGGCATGGCGAAGCGGCCGGTGCTGTTGCTGGCCAGCTCCCTGGCAACACTGCTGGTGCTCTACGTCGCGGCCACTTGGGCCGGTATGGTACCGGAGCGCTACCTCAGGCTCGAGCGGCCGATTCTGGCAGTTCCCTGCGCTGCCGCGGTCGCCTACGTCGCGCTGCGGCTGCTTTCCCTTTCCCAACGCGTCGGCCGGGCGCGGCGACTGCTGACGGAGCTGCTGATCGTGACCTCCGCGCTGGCGGCCGCCCTGGCAGCGGTGGGCGTGGAGATCGGCAAACCCCTCGACCGACTCGCGGTGCTGGTCGCAATCGATCGCAGTCGGAGCATCGATCTGGTCCCTGACGCCGAGGCTCGCATCGCCGCAGAGCTCCAGGTGGCGGAGCTGACGATGCGCGAGGACGATCGCATCGGCACCATCGCCTTCGCTGCAGAAGCCGCGGTCGAGGACCCCCTGCGCCCCAAGACGCGCCTGCCGGCACCGCAGAAGGCGGAGCTCGGTCGGGACGGCACCGACGTAGGGGGTGCACTGCGTCGTGCCCTGGCGGATGTGCCGGCCGATGCGGCCGCCCGCATCGTCATTCTATCCGATGGCGTCGCGACTCGCGGCGACGCCCTGGAGGCCGCCGCCGCGGCAGTGGCCGCGGGCGTACCGGTGGACGTCGTGCCCCTCGATCAAGAGAAGCTGACGGACGTGCGTGTGGTGGCCGTGCGCATGCCCAGCCGTGCCAGTGAAGGCGAGACCCTCGAGCTGCGCATCGTCACCTCCTCCACCGTGGAGGCGCCCGTCGAGGTGAGGGTGTTCCGCGACGGGGAGTTGACCAAACGTGGGACTGCCAAGATCGCAGCGGGTGAGGACGTGCTTCGCATGCGCGAGGCCGCTCCAGGGCCGGGGCTCCATCGCTACGACGTGGAGATCAGCGCCCTGGACCCCAAGCACGATCAGGCCCCCGAAGACAACCGTGGGTCGACGTTTCTGCGCGTGCGCGGACAAGCCTCGGCGCTAATCCTGGAACGCGACCCGGCTCTGGCCGCAGCGATATCATCGGCGCTCGAGAATGCGGCATACCAGGTGACGACCAAGAGCGCCGCCGGAGCGCCCGAGGACATCGCCGGCTTCGCTGCCTTCGACGTGATCGTGCTGTCCGACATCCCCGCATCGGATCTTTCGCCCACGCAACTCGAAGCGCTTGCCACCTACGTCCGAGACCTGGGCGGTGGCTTGGTCTTGATGGGCGGCGACAAGTCCATGGGCCCCGGGGGCTACGGCAAGACGCCTATCGAGGACATCAGCCCGGTGTCCTTCGACATGAAGCAAGAGCGCCGCCGCGCTAGCCTGGCCGAGGTCATCGTCATCGACTACTCGGGTTCGATGGCGATGCGAGTCGGCAAGCAGACGAAACTCGAGCTCGCCAACGAAGCCGCGGTGCGCTCGGCGGAACTGCTGGGCGCATCGGATCGCCTCGGCGTGATGCATGTGGACACGGCGGTGACCTGGACGGTGCCTTTGGGACCGATGACCGACAAGGCCAAGGTGGCCAAGGCCATCCGCAGCGTTGGCCCGGGCGGCGGCGGCATCTACGTCGACCTCAGTCTTCGCTCGGGCTACGCCGAGCTCCAGAAGGAGAAGGTGAACCTCAAGCACCTCTTGCTCTTCTCCGACGGCTCGGACGCCGAGGAACGCAGCGATGCCTTCGCGCTCGTGTCCAGCGCCAAGTCCCGAGGCATCACTACTAGCGTCGTGGCCCTGGGTCGTGGCTCGGACGTGCCGGCGCTGGAGCGCATGAGTCAGCTGGGCGACGGACGCTTCTACCTCGTGGAGGACGCTTCGCGCCTGCCCGCAATCTTCGCCCAAGAGACCATCCTCGCCGCGCGTAGCTCCATCAACGAAACGCCCTTCCGCGCTTCCGTGCGCACTCCGGGCGCGGCGCTGCGGGGTGTCGACATGAGCCGCGCGCCGGAGCTACTCGGCTACGTGGTGACCATCCCCAAGGGACGGGCGCAAATCCACCTCACCGGGCCCGAAGGGGATCCCGTGTTGGCTACCTGGTCCGTCGGCATTGGTCGAGCAGCGGCCTTCACCAGCGACTTCAAGGACCGCTGGGGGGTGAAATGGACGACCTGGAGCGACGGCCCACGCCTGTTCGCGCAGCTGGCTCGCGACGTGACGCGCAGCGGCGACGATCCGCGTGTGCGCCTCGAAGCCGACGCGAGCGGTGGCGAACTGCACGTGCGCGCGACGGTGGTGGATGATGACGGCCGGGCGGAGTCCTTCCGCCGCCTCTCCGTGCGCATCGGTGGCCCCGATGGCTTCAAGCGCGACGTGCCCTTGGAAGCGACGGGCGCCGGCGCATACACGGCCACCATCCCCCTGTCGCGCCCCGGCGCCTACGTCGCGACTGCTCTGGACGACGTAAAAGGAAGCGCGCTAGCCACGACCGGGGCGGTCCTCACCGCGGGTGAGGAGTTGCGACCGACGGGGACGGATCGCGCCATGCTGAGCCGCATCGCGGAGGTGACCGGAGGAAAGACCCGGGACACCCTGACGGGGATTTTCAACGACCGCGACGCGCTGCGCTTCTCATACTTGCAGCTGACGTTCCCTCTGCTGCTCGCCGCAGCACTCGGTCTGCTCTTCGGCGTGGCCGCACGACGCTTGGCAGTCCCCGAAGTCTTCGCTCGTACCCGCGCTCGCATTCGAGCTCGGTCCGACGCACGCGCCGAACGACGGGCGCGGTCCCGGGCCCGTCAAACCGAGGCCGAAGCGCAGGCGATGTCCACGCTGGAGGCGCTACGCGACGTGAAGCAGCATGCACCACCCGCGGGACGTCCTCCCCCGGTGGCAGCGGCTCCGCCTTCGACGGTACGTAGCGATGCCCCCCCAGCCAGTGTCCCACATTTCGCGCGGCGACCCAGCAGCACCCGCAGCGAGGCGCGTCCCGCGGAAGCGCCGAGCGCTTCGGGAAAGACCGCCGCCGAGATTCTGCTCGCGCGCCGTCGTGGCCGCCACGGGAGCTAG
- a CDS encoding ABC transporter ATP-binding protein yields MTEAVLSVQGLTTAFDTDRGRLRAVDDVSFDVPKGQTLAVVGESGCGKSVTALSVLGLLPTPPAVIEQGKILYGDRNLLSLREAEMRKIRGGKIAMIFQEPMTSLNPVYTVGSQIMEAVRLHKKVSRSAARSRAIEMLKLVGIPSPEERVDAYPHQLSGGMRQRVMIAMALSCDPDVLIADEPTTALDVTIQAQILDLLRRLQSELSMSILFITHDLGVVAEFSHQVVVMYAGRVVEQGSVEAVFERPAHPYTRGLLASVPPLDASRDPARGRRLQTIEGVVPDLLELPGGCRFAARCALRQSKPEGYEACERDEPQLTSLGPNRASRCHFSES; encoded by the coding sequence ATGACCGAAGCGGTGCTGAGCGTCCAGGGGCTGACGACGGCCTTCGATACGGATCGCGGGCGCCTACGCGCAGTGGATGACGTGTCCTTCGACGTACCGAAGGGACAGACCCTGGCCGTGGTCGGAGAGAGCGGCTGCGGCAAGAGCGTAACCGCACTGAGCGTGCTGGGCCTATTGCCCACGCCGCCTGCGGTCATCGAGCAAGGCAAGATCCTCTACGGCGATCGAAACTTGCTCTCCCTGCGCGAAGCGGAGATGCGAAAGATCCGGGGCGGCAAGATCGCCATGATCTTCCAGGAGCCCATGACCTCGCTGAATCCAGTGTACACGGTCGGCTCGCAGATCATGGAGGCGGTGCGGCTGCACAAGAAGGTCTCGCGCAGTGCGGCTCGATCGCGCGCAATCGAGATGCTCAAGCTGGTTGGCATCCCCTCACCGGAGGAGCGCGTCGACGCCTATCCGCATCAGCTTTCCGGCGGCATGCGGCAGCGCGTGATGATCGCCATGGCACTGTCCTGCGATCCCGACGTACTGATCGCCGATGAGCCCACCACCGCCTTGGATGTGACGATTCAAGCTCAGATCCTCGATCTGCTCCGACGACTTCAGTCTGAGCTGTCGATGAGCATCCTATTCATCACCCACGATCTAGGAGTCGTCGCCGAGTTCTCCCACCAAGTCGTCGTCATGTACGCGGGGCGCGTAGTCGAACAGGGTAGCGTCGAGGCCGTGTTCGAGCGACCGGCCCATCCCTACACTCGGGGTTTGCTCGCCAGCGTGCCGCCCTTGGACGCTTCCCGCGACCCGGCGCGAGGGCGCCGGCTGCAGACGATCGAGGGCGTCGTGCCAGATCTGCTGGAACTTCCGGGCGGATGTCGCTTCGCGGCGCGCTGCGCCTTGCGTCAGAGCAAGCCCGAAGGCTACGAGGCCTGTGAGCGCGACGAACCGCAACTCACGAGTCTGGGTCCGAACCGCGCCAGCCGCTGTCACTTCTCCGAATCATGA
- a CDS encoding dipeptide ABC transporter ATP-binding protein yields MSDDDQPQPPSNPKGALGSEVYWDPPDAPKESSAPDGSVETKEAAEAEPRRPLLQVERLSKLFPVKKGLLGRTRWVRAVDGVSLYVRHGETLGLVGESGCGKSTLGRTLLKLLEPTYGRIVFDGKDITPMSSGQLRPLRRRMQIIFQDPYSSLNPRMTVQSIVGEALQIHKLVKDRSEEEARVEALLRRVGLRPEAMKRYPHEFSGGQRQRIGIARALAVEPEFIVCDEPISALDVSIQAQIVNLLLDLQDEYKLSFLFISHDLKVVEYMSHRVAVMYLGKLVEVAPAAMLYEKRLHPYTRALLSAIPVPDPSKRRLRVLLEGDVPSPIDPPPGCAFHPRCPRAEKGKCDTETPLLQELEKGSRHRVACFHPHV; encoded by the coding sequence ATGAGCGACGACGACCAACCCCAGCCCCCCTCCAACCCGAAGGGTGCCCTAGGCAGCGAGGTGTATTGGGACCCACCCGATGCCCCCAAGGAGTCGAGTGCACCCGATGGGAGCGTGGAGACGAAGGAGGCCGCAGAGGCCGAACCACGACGGCCCCTGCTTCAGGTGGAGCGGCTGAGCAAGCTCTTCCCCGTCAAGAAGGGTCTACTGGGACGAACGCGCTGGGTTCGCGCCGTGGACGGAGTGTCGCTCTACGTGCGCCACGGCGAAACTCTGGGGCTGGTCGGCGAGAGCGGTTGCGGCAAGAGCACTCTGGGGCGAACGCTGCTGAAGCTGCTCGAGCCCACCTACGGGCGCATCGTATTCGACGGCAAGGACATCACTCCGATGAGTTCTGGCCAGCTGCGGCCACTGCGACGACGGATGCAGATCATCTTTCAGGACCCGTATTCGTCGCTGAACCCGCGCATGACGGTCCAGAGCATCGTGGGCGAGGCGCTGCAGATCCACAAGCTCGTCAAGGATCGCTCGGAAGAAGAAGCGCGCGTCGAAGCCCTACTTCGCAGGGTGGGCCTGCGCCCCGAAGCCATGAAGCGCTACCCTCACGAGTTCAGCGGCGGGCAGCGCCAGCGCATCGGAATCGCGCGCGCGCTCGCCGTCGAACCCGAGTTCATCGTCTGTGACGAGCCAATCAGCGCCTTGGACGTTTCGATCCAAGCCCAGATCGTGAACCTGCTGCTCGATCTTCAGGACGAGTACAAGCTGTCGTTCCTGTTCATCTCCCACGACTTGAAGGTCGTGGAGTACATGAGCCATCGGGTGGCCGTGATGTACCTCGGCAAGCTGGTGGAAGTCGCACCAGCGGCCATGCTCTACGAGAAGCGACTGCACCCCTACACGCGTGCATTGCTCTCCGCCATTCCAGTGCCGGATCCGTCCAAACGCCGGTTGCGCGTGTTGCTCGAGGGGGATGTACCGAGCCCGATCGATCCCCCTCCCGGTTGCGCCTTTCATCCGCGCTGCCCTCGCGCTGAGAAAGGCAAGTGCGACACGGAAACGCCCCTGCTGCAGGAACTGGAAAAGGGCAGCCGCCACCGAGTGGCCTGCTTCCACCCTCACGTGTAG